In the Zingiber officinale cultivar Zhangliang chromosome 5A, Zo_v1.1, whole genome shotgun sequence genome, ATCCATTGATGCAACTACAGACTATCATGATGCACTCTACATATTTCGTTTGATGGATAGTGTAGTTCACGAGATAGGTGCAGAACATATAGTACAGGTGATTACAGATAATGGTGCCAACTTTAAAAGGGCTGGAGAGATATTGGAGCAAAGGTATCAAACATTATTTTGGACACCATGCGCAGCACACTGTATCGATTTGATGATGGCAGATATCGGTAAGCTCGATATAGTGAAGAAGGTAGTGAAAAAAGGTCAATCTTTAACAAAATTCATCTATAATCATCATTGGGTTCATGGATTAATGAGGAAATTTATTAATGGGGAGATTCTGCGACCAGGAGCGACTAGATTTGCCACTCACTTTCTACTGTTAAAATCGTTGAATCAGAAAAAAGTCGGATTAAAGGCCATGTTCTCTTCTGATGATTGGGAAGCCTCTCGATATTCTAACACGACTGAAGGTAAGGAGGTGCAAAAAATTATTATGTCTGTCAGATTTTGGGACTATATTGCAGATATTCTTATAGCAGTAGAACCATTGTACGTTGTTCTACGTAAAGTTGATATGGACAAGAAGCCACAAATGGGCAACGTTTACTGCCTAATTCATGAAGCAAAAGAGGAAATTAAGAGGCGTCTACAATTACCGACCAAGTATCAACATTACATTGATATAATCACTAAAAGATGGGATGATCAAATGGGAAAACCTATTCATTTGGCCGGTACGTATTTTTTAATGATAAcgaatttttaatattgttattaataattatatatgtttaattattataGGCTATTATCTCAATCCGGCATATCAATATCGTTATAATCTTggcacaaatgatgatttattagtggccCTCAGACATGTAATATCAAGACTGCATACAAACACAGAATCAATTGCTGAGACTATTAATGAAAGTCGATTATTTCGAGAGGCATATGGTTCTTTTAGTGATCCTATTGCAGTTTCATGCAGATATAAAATGGATGCAGGTAAATATAGTaaaaattattactaattattgtcaacaaatataaataattattttaattttgttcttatttttctTACAGCTGAGTGGTGGTTACAATATGGAGGATCAGctccaaatttgaaaaagattgcAGTACGAATTCTCTCACAGACAACGTCTTCAAGCGGTTGTGAAAGAAATTGGTCAACTTTCTCCCTCATTCATACAAAAGTACGAAATCGTCTTTCTTATCGTCGCTTGGAGAAGATGGTCTACGTTCATTATAATATGCGTCTTCAACTAAGAGCAATAACAGAAGAGAATGAAGAACAGGAGTCTGGTGATGTAGACCcatttgatattggatttgtccaGACTGAGAATGATCCAATGATGGATTGGTGGAGCGCTGTTGAGGCTGAGAATCCATTACTTGATGAAGCAGGAGACCCACCACGACCATCTCAATTTCTTACTCAACAGATTGAAAAAATACAAGCTAGAGGAGATATCtgcgaggaagaagatgatgaagctttTGATCAAGAATTTCGATTTTCTGGATCTCGGTCTAGGCGTTCTCAAACATCACAAACCCAACCAAAGTccatagataaaggcaaaggcaaagctcttgcaatttttactaaaaagaaagaaaaaggcaaacCTCCTACTTTTATGGGAAGTGGTCCATTTAGAATTAAAGACAATCCACTCGATGCAATTGATGAGCAAGAACATGATGACAGTGATGAAACATCATCACCTTCTGATACTGTAGTCCGACGAGAAGTTCGAAATGAGGATAGTGATGTTGATAGCAGTGCGAGTACTCATGGAAGTGATGACAGTGGTGATGCATCTAGTGGTAAAAATTATGTCCCCCCTACTCTAGCACTAGAGCCATGGACATGTGAGATAGATTACACACATGCAACTCAAGATGATGATCATGGAGCTAGAGGTAGCTATTCAATATCAACGTCGATATAAGGGTGACAAACAAAAGAAAGCTCATAATTATCAAGATATGCGGGAGAGTTTAGCTGAGATTGATTCTAGTCGAAGTTCATCATACTCACAACCTTCTTATTATAACTTTGATGCATCATATGGTGATCCGTCATACCAAAGCTCGCGGACGTATACTTATCCTTATCCTGTGCCTGTACCTGTACCCGTTCCGATTTCAGTGTGCCAGTTCAAATCCAACATCCAGTGATGAATCGAGACACCCTGATGAACATGTGAagaaatcaatatcaatattgcATGTCATGGGATGCTTATTTAATCTGGTCATTGGAGAACTATGGAGTTGACCTAAGCAGAATGTCGCAAGAACCAATGCTTCCATCTGATTCACGCCACTCCTTTTGGTATTAATAAGGTAacatattatgatgtatcaattttaattcaagttattCATAGATCaactttttttaaagaaaactatatttaattattttttctaaccatattaagttgttcaataattaagaatttatataaaattaatatacaacttatttttaaagtatacacaataaacatatttatctaataattactatatataaataaaaaaaataccgaaacagtatcggcacggcacgatacgataccgaaaccgtatcgttccggtccgggaccgaaacctcggcacgggtcgagattttaaaccttgctccAGCCTCTTATTGCTTTAATAGTTATATTGTTGCATTTTTCTATAAGACAAATCATTTTTTTTCCTGATCATCATGATAATGTTGCCTCTATATAATTGTAATATAAATACGCTTGAAAACATCCATCCACATCCATCCTGTTCAATGCAGTTACTTTATTAAATTCCTTGCACTTCAGGATTCACAGAATAGTAATTTTGTATTTCGTAATGTACTTTGTATCTTTTCCTATTAGCCTTCTGGTTTGAAGTGCCTAAGTAAAACTCTAGCAAGGTGTAGTCATCAATGCCAAGCATCATTAGCCAGTTATGTGAAGTTGTAATTTATTCTATTTATTTGTAGATGTCTTGTTTGTAAGACATGGTGACTTTTAACTCCTTGATATTTTTCTGTTATCGCCTTTGACATGTTAGTCTCATCTCTTAAGTTGACATTGTTAACCTTGCAGGTATAAAACAGATTTTGGCATGTTTCGCTTCTGCATCGCCGATACTGAGCAGGATTGGAGACCTGGCACCGAACAATACAAATTTATTGAGCATTGCCTGTCTACAGCAGATAGAGAAAAACAACCGTGGCTTATCTTTCTGGCACATAGGGTGCTTGGTTATTCTTCTGGATATTTTTATGGCATTGAAGGAACCTTTGAGGAACCAATGGGAAGGGagagccttcaagaactttgGCAGAAGTATAAGGTTGACATTGCCATGTACGGTCATGTTCACAACTACGAAAGAACATGCCCAGTTTACCAGGTTGGTAATGACTCTTCGAGTGCTTGCAAAATTCCTTAGAAATAAAACATTCAATAAAACTTTCTTGTATTTCATTAAGCCAGAAAATCAAGTACATGCTCCTTTTGTTGAATGCAGAATGCATGTGTACGTGAAGCTTCGCACCATTATGACGGGCCTTTTGTAGCAACTACCCATGTTGTCGTTGGAGGTGGAGGCTCAGGTCTTGCTGAATTTACCCCTCTTCGGACTCGATGGAGTTTCTTCCAAGACTATGATTTTGGGTTTGTGAAATTAACTGCTTTCAACAAGACAACCCTGTTGCTTGAGTATAAGAAAAGCAGAGACGGGATGGTCTATGATTACTTCACGATAACACGGGATTATCGTGACATATTGGCGTGCGCCGTTGAGAGCTGCTACTCACAAACCTTGGCAACTTGAGCCAATATGCTTGAAACCAGTGATGTCTTAATCTGAAGACTTTCGACAGTGTTCGTATGTATATACGAAGGAGAAAGCAAATAGTTCACAAGAAATTCTATGTTTCCATACCCTGCAATAAACTGCTTAAAACTGTGATTCTTGAATGACTGGACTTGTGGAGGCTTGAGCAAATATGCTTCAATGATGTTATAATATCGATCACAACTTGTCAAAAGAAACAGAAAAAATAAAGTTATTGAGAATGTGACAGTTTCCATTGCAtgtgtattattatttttttaacggATAAGTGAAATATTTTACTAAAAGGCCATGTTTATTTCAGTGTTCCTCAGCATTTGGAATGAAATGGATATATTTCAGATAGATGTGCATATTTATATAGATTAGGCCATGTCTATTTCAGGTCTGATGGTCATACATTTATTACTTCAGTTCATGTTTATCTCTGATAGATGGATAGCCATGTTATCAATTTCATGATAGCATTGATACTTTTTTGAGACATTCTTTCCTTTTCAGATTAGTGTGTTGATTTTGTTCTCTTTGATGCTAGAAATTTAGATATGTTGCCACAGCTTCGACGACTTTGATAGCATCCAACACATGGTTCTTGGTTCTTGGCTAGAATCTGAATGCGCACCAAGTCTTTTTGATGCAATGCTTTATGCTTGCCAGAAACTGAACATGTTCTTCTAGGTTCTTGCTAGAGTATCAAGCCTCCTGTAAGTTTATCTTACGAACAGTTGATACAGTTCTTCAATTGTAGTTCTTGTTCTGCTGTTGAAAGCAACATATGTGCTGGAAGTTAGAGGTATCAGACTGAAGAACCATGCATCATTCCACATATGTAAACATTTCTGATGAAACAGTGTGCAATCCTTAAGCTTGCTCATGCCAACTTGCCAACAAAAGTTAACAGATCTCCTACACCTTGCTAAGATCAAGTTCACTGCTAAAAAGTAGAGAAAAATGAAAGCAATCGATCAGAGGATCGATGTCGGTGCCGGGTTCACCACAATGTGCCTGAGTGGATGAGCCACTTCGCCGCCACCGGCATGCTTGACGAACTCAGCAGGAGTGAAGAACCTGCCATGGCACACGCACACAATTCTCACTTCCTCCCCTTTCCTGTACTTGTACAAGAAACCTTCAATCCTCCGGCAATTAGGCCCTCCTCTGGTGGAAACACAGGGCATTTCCTTCATCATGTCCCTCTCTGCTTCCTTCGCGAACAGCTTGGCCCTCCGCGATTCATTCTCAGTGCCAGAGACAGCACGACTCGTGGTGGTCGGAGGAGGATCGATCGCCGGAGCACGATTCTTTTGCTGGGGGAAGAATGCTATTGCGGGGGATGCGCTCTTAGCCTCCGAGGAACTGTTTGATCCCAAGATGTTGAATCCTAACCAACAAATTACAAAACTCAGCAATGGCCATGAAGCTTTACAGCAAtcaagaaatatgcatgataatagAGAAATTGATTAGGTTATTTGAtagcaaaaagaagaaaaaacagaTTCAAGTTCATGGCTTCTTGAGATGATGATGATAAACAAGGTGGCATCGGTTAGAGTTCAACTAAATTCATTCCATCATGTCGATAATTTGGGAAGATATGGTGATATTTTAAGCACCTGTTAACCTCGAATTGATCGAACTCTAATGATAAATTCTCAAAATCTAATTATCTAGTGATCAATACGCACCTTGCTTCCCTCTGCAAGCGAGGTCGTAGACACCGGAATAGCTACTTCCCTGAGATTCAAAGGACGCTTGAGTCTCTGGTGCCGCGAAGCATTTGGATCCATCACGAACTCGAGCTCGGTCCCTCCTCGCCGGCGGCGTCGGCAGAAGAGAGGGAACGGCTCTGTTAGACCGAATTTGGCTAGCGTCCAGATCATCGTCCGCCAAAATGTCACCTTTTGGGTCTTCCTTGGAACTCGGAACGCTCTTTTCCGACCTCTTCCTCTTCGCCTCCGACCTCTTGAGGCTTTGCAACTCCTTCCGCTTCTTCTTCTCCTGGGCGTCCGCCGGCAACGAGAGAGTCCTCGCGAGAggagccgccgccgccgccgctgcagCGGGAAAGTCGTTCCCGTGGGAAAATAAGGAGGAGAGAGAGTCAATCGAGGGGGACCGGAGGAAGCACCCATCTTTGGGCGCGGAGCACCCGCCCATGGACAGACCGAGGCTGAGCTCCACCTCCGATAGCGCTCCCTTGTTACCCTCCACCACTATCTCGCCGCCGCCGCTCCCGAACCGCTTCAAGAAATCTCTCGGATAGCACTGCATTCGATCCGATACCTTTTTCTCCATCACGAACCAACCACCGCCACCGCCTCCCGCTGTCTACGAGTTGCTCGATAAAATCAACGTCTCAATTCAAAGTTCAATCTTTGCTCGCGAGGAACACGAGAAATCTACCAAAGACGCCCTGAGATCGCCACCAGCCTACGACCGCGAATACATTCTCCAAGAATGACGCTGTACGATGTTAAGATTCAAATCACAACCCAACATTGTCCTCCCCGGCGCCACGTCCGTCCGAACAACATCGAGATCGGGAGACGACGACCGTCAGGAATTGAGATTTGACAGAGACGACGGAGAAGAGAGAGGAGGAAGGGGGGGCTCTTTTCGAGTGTCACGGGAAAAACGGATTCCCCAAACTGTCCCTGCGGGAAGACCGAGACTCCCTCCACGCGTCTCTCGTCGCACCACGCGTCCTTCCCTGGGCGCCGTGAGGCCGCGCGAAACCAGGCGCGACCCTCTCGCTGCCGGCGCGGCCGTGGCGCCCGTGGTCGTTGGCGTCGCCACCTGGTGGCCCCCCGACGCGCGTGATCTAGCTTTCCTTCCTCCCTCCGCTCGCCGTCCGACACGCGTCCCCGCCGCTCCTCGGTCTCCCCGCCCTTGGACGTCCCCTCCGCGCCTATATCCGCAAAACGTCCTGTTTACGTTTCTCGCTACGTGTCGACTCTCCTGCGGCTCTACGTACGTGTAATTCCGGGGGCCCCACGTGCCCTCGCCACCTGGTACCAGTTCGGCGCGGCTCTTTTTCGACTCCCTACTCTACCGCCTTACGATTAGCCACATCGCACGGGGCCCACCGAAAAAGAAACGGACCGTTCTCACTTGACCCCGGTCCGGAAACACTCCGCCACGTAGCTCGTCCTTTCTCGAGGAGATGGACACGTGGCGTGGAGAGAAGGATGGTTGATAAAGACGTGTCGCGATGGTTGTCGGGGACTTTTCGGGGACTGCGCAGAACTCGTAGGCCACCACGATGGCGACGTTAACTCATCGGATGGACACGTGTCGAGTAAATGACGCGCGTAGATGGTGGTGGCTGATTGCTCACCGATGGTTCGTGGACACGTGCCCTGTTAAGAATCTTCTCGATGATCCGTTTGGTACGTAATCCGTTGACTACTAATGCTTCGACTTCTCATGCAATTCTGCATCGCTCAGGGTTCCATCTGGATGTAACAGGCCGGCCTATGACAGGCGCCCGGTCCGTGGCGCCGCGGACCGGTCCATAGATCGGTAAATCTCTAATccaattataaattatttaaaataatgttcctttttatttttcattttaatattaataattataaattattttaatttatcaaaattattataattgtatcaaattcatttttatattattataaaatttatttaaaattattataatgtgTAATATCGTCAATCCAAATTAATTAAGCGtacaaaattatatataattttaataaaattattttatattataataattttatatatggtataatgattttaaataaaattattacacGAGCAACATTTTAGAATAAAATTAATTGCTATATGTTAtaaaaattttgatcaaaatttttataatatttaataaaaaaaataaaagaacatctTTTATTATcagtttcattaaaaaaaatagaaaataaaataaaaataccattctttttatttagaattatttttatttcaatattattataataaccaTAATTACTATATCATCTGATAATTATGGTCAATaccaattataaatttaattgataattataTTACATGCGTTATATCTATATGTACAGACTAACTACCTACATATTATAGGATGAAATTAGAAGATATTAAATCTAatatcttaaaaaaaattgaagatcTTCTAGATATCACtatataaaaaaattgaattgGTCTAAACTCTTCATttgacagattttttttttctaaattttaattagaGGTTAATTAATAATGATGAATAAGAGTATTTTCGCAACAAAATTAGCAACGAAGAAGTTATATCGTAAATTAGcaataaataatattttgttgCAAAAATCATTGCCAATTAACAATGAAATTCGATATGCGTAGTAGAGTTTGCGACGAATTCCATATTCGTCACAAAGTTTGTGACAAATTCCATATTTGTTACAAATTTTACAATGAAAATGATATTCGTTGCAAACTCTATAACAAATTTAGAATTCGTTGCACAAGCTTGCAATAATATAGGCATTGTTGTAGCCAATTTTGTGACGATAAtgaattcgttgcaaaattttaaaaaataaaaataaaaataaatgagttcaaaatatgttttagtcacatttatttttttaaaaaataattcaatttaCTAGCGATGAATGTATGAATTCATCggagaattgaaaaaaaaaaaaataaaaataaaaaattaaatgtgCCCAAAATCGGTTGAGAGATTTAGAGAGTTCggaatgacatgaaccaaatttTTATGTGTTTATCTAGTTCTCCTTATTTTATAAATGTCTTCAACCATTAATTGGAACCAATATATTGATATTAGTATTTTTGTTAACATAAGTtagattttgttaaaaaaaaaactaatttcaatatattcagaCAAATTGATGTTTAAGAGCATTTATATGATCAGTAGAATTAAACGAACGCATATGAACTGGTTTCATGTCATTATGAGTTTCTCAATAAGTTTCAgacacatttattttttattttaatttttattcatcCTGTAATGAATTTTGCGACTAATCCATGGATTcaacacaaaattaaaataaacgtGTCTAAAATTGGTTAAGGGACCAAGAGACATCAAAATGACATGAAACCAGTTCTTATATATttgtctagttctcttgattatataaatgtctttaaacattaatttgactcaatatattatattgaggttactaattttttaacattaaaatgacTCTAAATGTCTCTAAAACTTGTTGCTGGACCTAAAGAGCTCGGAGTGATACAAAACTAGTTCTTATATGTCAGCctaattcttttgataatataaatgctctcaaatattaatttgacataatatatattttttaatagctAAGATAAATAAATAGATTGTAAAATACTAAAAAAGTTATTGATTAAATATGTTATAGTTATTTTGATgttaaaaaatcattgttcttaatatattgggtcaaattaatatttgagggtatttatataattaggagaactaaatgaacatatgcaactaGGTTTATATCATTTCGATCTCTCTAGATCTCTCAACTGGTTTCTgatacatttattttttattttattttttttcaattctgTGACTAATTCATGGATTCATCACAGAATTGGTGACGAAACCATAGATTTGTCGTagactaaattaaaaattacaaaaaaataaatgTGACAAAAATCGGGAGATGGACGTAAAGAGcttggaatgacatgaaatcagttcTTATGCATTCGTCTTtttctcctaattatataaatgccctcaaacatcaatttgaccaaatatattgaaatcagtgatttttttaacatgaatatgcttaaaaaatctaatttatgttaaaaaactactgatctcaatatattgattcaaattgatgtttgagaacaTTTATATAATTAGAAGATTTAAATGAACACATAGAtattgatttcatgtcattccgagctctctaggttaCTCAACCGATTTTgtacatatttatttttttcaattttacgaTGAATGCATGGATTTGTCGCATAATTGGCAACGAATAATTTTCATcaccaaacccctaaaaattcaCACTTATCTGATTCCCCTATTTCCCTATTCTTTTTCCCCTCGACGACGGTGACTTTGGCGATGATTCCACTCCTACGACGACAATCTTCGGCTAGTAAGCTCCCTCTCTCTCCCTTACCCTTTTCTCTCGTCTTTGACTGGCAGCTAGCCTTGACTGGCCATGGGCGGCTGCGACTGGCCTTGGTTGGTTGCGGGTGACCATGGCTAGCTGCGGCTGGCCTTAGCCTGTCGATTTTGGTCTTGCCTAGCCGCGGGCGGCTGCGGCTGGCCTTCGTAGTGTCTAGCCAAGGCTAGCCGCACCCGATAGCGGCTAGGCAAGGCCAAAACTAGAGCGGCTTGGCTGGCCTTCACTGGTCGCGACTGCCCTTGACCAGCCTTAGCTGCCCTTGGCAGGCCTTGCCTGGCCGTGcttatttgtatttgttattataatATCTCATTGTAATATTGTTTGTGCAAGGTCTTTAT is a window encoding:
- the LOC121979738 gene encoding uncharacterized protein LOC121979738, producing MSIINFLLYCNRKVIFHKSIDATTDYHDALYIFRLMDSVVHEIGAEHIVQVITDNGANFKRAGEILEQRYQTLFWTPCAAHCIDLMMADIGKLDIVKKVVKKGQSLTKFIYNHHWVHGLMRKFINGEILRPGATRFATHFLLLKSLNQKKVGLKAMFSSDDWEASRYSNTTEGKEVQKIIMSVRFWDYIADILIAVEPLYVVLRKVDMDKKPQMGNVYCLIHEAKEEIKRRLQLPTKYQHYIDIITKRWDDQMGKPIHLAGYYLNPAYQYRYNLGTNDDLLVALRHVISRLHTNTESIAETINESRLFREAYGSFSDPIAVSCRYKMDAAEWWLQYGGSAPNLKKIAVRILSQTTSSSGCERNWSTFSLIHTKVRNRLSYRRLEKMVYVHYNMRLQLRAITEENEEQESGDVDPFDIGFVQTENDPMMDWWSAVEAENPLLDEAGDPPRPSQFLTQQIEKIQARGDICEEEDDEAFDQEFRFSGSRSRRSQTSQTQPKSIDKGKGKALAIFTKKKEKGKPPTFMGSGPFRIKDNPLDAIDEQEHDDSDETSSPSDTVVRREVRNEDSDVDSSASTHGSDDSGDASSGKNYVPPTLALEPWTCEIDYTHATQDDDHGARGSYSISTSI
- the LOC121979739 gene encoding ninja-family protein 3-like, with the translated sequence MEKKVSDRMQCYPRDFLKRFGSGGGEIVVEGNKGALSEVELSLGLSMGGCSAPKDGCFLRSPSIDSLSSLFSHGNDFPAAAAAAAAPLARTLSLPADAQEKKKRKELQSLKRSEAKRKRSEKSVPSSKEDPKGDILADDDLDASQIRSNRAVPSLLPTPPARRDRARVRDGSKCFAAPETQASFESQGSSYSGVYDLACRGKQGFNILGSNSSSEAKSASPAIAFFPQQKNRAPAIDPPPTTTSRAVSGTENESRRAKLFAKEAERDMMKEMPCVSTRGGPNCRRIEGFLYKYRKGEEVRIVCVCHGRFFTPAEFVKHAGGGEVAHPLRHIVVNPAPTSIL